Proteins from a genomic interval of Alteromonas macleodii ATCC 27126:
- the lepA gene encoding translation elongation factor 4, protein MQQSHIRNFSIIAHIDHGKSTLSDRLIQHCGGLTDREMAEQVLDSMDLEKERGITIKAQSVTLNYEARDGETYQLNFIDTPGHVDFTYEVSRSLAACEGALLVVDAGQGVEAQTLANCYTAIEMDMEVVPVLNKIDLPQAEPDRVAEEIEDIVGIDALDAVRCSAKTGIGIEDVLEVIVNKIPPPEGDREAPLKALIIDSWFDNYQGVVSLVRIVEGQLTKKDKIQIMSNGQTHQVDKIGVFTPKPLDTGTLRAGEVGFIIAGIKDIQGAPVGDTITLAREPADAMLPGFKKVKPQVYAGIFPISSDDYEDFRDALAKLSLNDASLFYEPESSAALGFGFRIGFLGMLHMEIIQERLEREYDLGLITTAPTVIYEVETTKGETLTVDSPAKLPPVNDIAEIREPMVEANILVPQEYLGNVITLCVEKRGMQTNMTYHGKQVAVTYELPMAEVVLDFFDRLKSTSRGFASLDYNFKRFQTSDMVRVDILINGERVDALAVITHRENSQGRGRELVEKLRELIPRQMFDIAIQAAIGNHIVARSTVKQLRKNVIAKCYGGDVSRKKKLLQKQKEGKKRMKQVGNVELPQDAFLAVLKVGK, encoded by the coding sequence ATGCAACAATCGCACATTCGTAACTTCAGTATTATCGCCCACATTGACCACGGTAAGTCTACGCTGTCAGACCGTCTAATCCAGCATTGTGGAGGGCTAACAGACCGTGAAATGGCTGAACAGGTTCTCGACTCAATGGACCTGGAAAAAGAGCGCGGTATTACTATCAAAGCGCAAAGCGTAACGCTGAACTACGAAGCGCGCGACGGTGAAACTTATCAGCTTAACTTCATCGACACTCCAGGGCACGTTGACTTTACCTATGAAGTATCTCGTTCTCTTGCTGCCTGTGAAGGTGCGCTTTTGGTTGTTGATGCAGGTCAGGGCGTAGAAGCACAGACATTGGCAAACTGCTATACCGCCATCGAGATGGATATGGAAGTGGTGCCTGTACTAAATAAAATCGACCTGCCTCAGGCTGAACCAGACCGCGTTGCAGAAGAAATTGAAGATATTGTTGGTATCGATGCGCTGGACGCTGTGCGCTGCTCAGCAAAAACCGGTATCGGTATTGAAGATGTACTTGAAGTCATTGTAAATAAAATTCCGCCGCCAGAAGGTGACCGCGAAGCGCCACTTAAGGCGCTGATCATCGATTCTTGGTTCGACAACTACCAAGGCGTTGTTTCACTGGTACGTATTGTCGAAGGCCAGTTGACCAAGAAAGACAAAATTCAAATTATGTCAAACGGTCAAACGCATCAGGTTGACAAAATTGGTGTATTTACGCCTAAGCCACTCGATACAGGCACATTAAGAGCCGGTGAAGTAGGCTTTATCATTGCAGGGATTAAAGATATCCAAGGCGCGCCTGTGGGCGACACCATTACCTTGGCTCGCGAGCCAGCTGATGCAATGCTGCCGGGCTTTAAAAAGGTTAAACCTCAGGTTTATGCCGGTATTTTCCCAATAAGCTCAGACGATTATGAAGATTTCCGTGATGCCCTTGCGAAATTAAGCCTGAACGACGCTTCACTGTTCTATGAGCCAGAAAGCTCTGCAGCGCTAGGTTTTGGATTCCGTATTGGTTTCCTTGGCATGCTGCACATGGAAATCATTCAAGAGCGTTTAGAGCGTGAATATGACTTGGGTCTTATCACTACTGCGCCTACCGTAATATACGAAGTAGAAACGACCAAGGGCGAAACCCTTACCGTAGATAGCCCAGCTAAATTGCCTCCGGTAAATGATATCGCTGAAATTCGTGAGCCTATGGTTGAAGCCAATATTCTTGTGCCACAAGAGTATCTAGGCAACGTAATTACACTTTGCGTTGAAAAGCGCGGTATGCAAACCAACATGACATACCACGGTAAGCAAGTGGCGGTAACTTATGAACTGCCAATGGCAGAAGTGGTGCTCGATTTCTTCGACCGTTTGAAATCTACGAGCCGTGGTTTTGCATCGCTTGATTACAACTTTAAGCGTTTCCAGACATCAGACATGGTGCGTGTTGATATTCTTATTAACGGTGAACGTGTAGACGCGTTAGCAGTAATTACACATAGAGAAAACTCTCAAGGCCGTGGTCGTGAGCTGGTCGAAAAGCTTCGCGAGCTTATTCCACGACAAATGTTCGATATCGCTATTCAGGCGGCTATCGGTAACCATATTGTTGCAAGAAGTACAGTTAAACAGCTACGTAAAAACGTAATCGCGAAGTGTTACGGCGGTGACGTAAGCCGTAAGAAGAAACTACTTCAAAAGCAGAAAGAAGGTAAAAAGCGAATGAAGCAAGTGGGTAATGTTGAATTGCCACAAGATGCGTTCCTTGCAGTATTGAAGGTGGGCAAATAA
- a CDS encoding SoxR reducing system RseC family protein, whose product MIRETATVVAVNGDTVTVEAAIKSTCNACQAQSDCGTGVISRALAPKTQQLTLRTPMPVRVGQEVTVGIPEAGVLSASAWLYLLPLIAFIGAYSVSISLLSSNGFTHELWAMLPSGLVTFFAYKLIAYKLRRVERTKYQPVLLGQQDHSAIEH is encoded by the coding sequence ATGATAAGAGAAACCGCCACCGTAGTTGCCGTTAATGGGGATACGGTCACCGTAGAAGCAGCGATTAAATCGACCTGTAACGCATGCCAAGCACAAAGTGATTGTGGTACCGGCGTTATTTCTCGTGCGCTTGCACCGAAAACGCAGCAGTTGACGCTGCGCACTCCCATGCCTGTGCGGGTTGGCCAAGAAGTGACTGTAGGCATACCGGAAGCAGGTGTTTTAAGTGCATCGGCTTGGTTGTATTTGCTACCGCTCATAGCGTTTATCGGGGCATATTCGGTGTCGATATCATTACTTAGTAGTAACGGATTTACTCACGAGTTATGGGCCATGCTGCCAAGTGGGTTAGTAACCTTCTTTGCCTATAAGCTAATTGCTTACAAGTTGCGTCGTGTAGAACGTACGAAATATCAACCTGTCCTATTGGGTCAACAAGATCACAGTGCAATAGAACATTGA